A part of Miscanthus floridulus cultivar M001 chromosome 6, ASM1932011v1, whole genome shotgun sequence genomic DNA contains:
- the LOC136460761 gene encoding uncharacterized protein, whose amino-acid sequence MVEWYKDKVEVVKEAYEKGSKNCQMLSHHIQKDLTKACAEEVTAVIMDEIRGRKFSVLIDESRDVSIKEQMAVILRFVNDEGKVVERFLGLQHVESCTTIALKDSLIGMLSSHNLPISMLRGQGYDGASNMRGEFNGVQKLIHDENPYAFYVHYFAHQLQLVVVTISTSSANIADILSRALQRKDQDIVKALHLITDVKDGLQDMRNNGWEPLLRKVKTLCEKNEIEVPDMDKKINVRGTSRRRKQKISSSDD is encoded by the exons ATGGTTGAATGGTACAAAGATAAAGTTGAGGTAGTGAAGGAGGCATATGAAAAAGGTTCAAAAAATTGTCAGATGTTATCTCATCATATACAGAAAGACCTTACAAAAGCTTGTGCGGAGGAAGTCACGGCTGTCATTATGGATGAGATTCGAGGAAGGAAATTTTCGGTGCTTATTGATGAGTCTCGAGATGTATCAATTAAGGAGCAAATGGCGGTAATTCTAAG GTTTGtgaatgatgaagggaaagtggTGGAGAGATTTCTTGGACTTCAGCATGTTGAGAGTTGTACAACTATTGCATTGAAAGATTCTTTGATCGGTATGCTTTCAAGTCACAATTTGCCAATCTCTATGCTTCGTGGACAAGGGTATGATGGAGCTTCTAATATGAGAGGTGAATTTAATGGGGTGCAGAAATTGATTCATGATGAAAATCCTTATGCTTTCTATGTGCATTATTTTGCCCATCAATTACAACTGGTGGTTGTTACCATTTCAACATCTAGTGCAAACATTGCAGATATTTTGTCACGTGCTTTACAAAGGAAGGATCAAGACATAGTTAAAGCATTGCATTTGATCACTGATGTGAAAGATGGCCTGCAGGACATGAGGAACAATGGATGGGAGCCATTACTCAGAAAAGTGAAAACATTATGTGAGAAGAATGAGATTGAAGTGCCAGATATGGATAAGAAAATAAATGTTAGAGGGACATCTAGACGTAGAAAGCAAAAG ATTTCTTCTTCGGATGATTAA